TACTCATGCATTGGGCCATGAAACGCGAATTGCCAGCCTATACCTTTCCCTTTATTATCTTTACCTGGATTTCTTTGTTTATTTTGAGTATTCCCGATTTAGCAATTCGCTCTGTTCCAGAGCACTTTGTTGATATTCAAGAACTCGATGATTTTTTAATCCAAGGGCACGCTTTCGGGCAAGTGTTGTTTCAAGGGAGCTTTGTAGCAGGAGTTGTTTTTTTCTTGGGCGTTTTTATTAGTCGCCCTATACAAGCCTTATATGGATTTGTAGCCGTTATTGTCAGCGTTTATATTTCACACAGCAATCACGCCTCCAATGCCTTAATTAACGAAGGGGTTTTTAGTTTTAATGCTGTGCTCTGTGGAATAGCCATGGGAGAAGATAAAGTACGGGCAGGAATGTATGTGCTGATTAGTGTCATTATCTCCACGTATTTTGATATCTTTATGATTCAATACGGATGGACTACCTTGACCTTTCCCTTTGTATTTGCCATGTGGGTGATGTATCCCATCAAACGATTAGACAAATGGATTGTCTTAAAACTAGAAGAACTAGGAGTAAATAAAATATGGAACGAATTATTTCATTCGAAATAATAAAAATTAGTTCTTTATTGCGCATAATGTTATATTTATTTTATAAACTTTGTTTTATTTTTTGGATTCAGCATGTCGAAACCTTCTATTGAAATATTAAACAACTATCAATATAAAAAGTTGTTTTTGCCTCATTTGAGTGATAGTTATTTAAAAAACGATAGTAAAATACAAGTCTATCGTTTGGAAGACTATTTGCGAGGTATTTTAATGCCCGTCATTCCTTATCGTACGACATTTAATTTTTTAATCTTATTGACGAAAGGAGAGATGACACAATATTTAGATAGTGGGGCCTATACCTTATCCAAAAATGAGATTATCAATGTCAAAAATGGCAATATTACGGCGACCTTATCTATTTCAGATGATATTCAAGGGTACTTCGTTGTGTATGAGAATGATGTAATTACGGATATTTCATTAGGTGCGAACGACTTGAAGTTTTTTACCATGAATCCCTATGTCAAATTAAATGAAGTGAATGCCAATTGGGTAGGGAGGACGCTTGATTTGTTGGAGGAAGAAAGTGTTAGTGAACAACGCGATGTTGAGATTTGCATTACGTTATTGGAAACGGTTTTGATGAAGGTAATTCGCGTAGATATGGAAAAAAAAACACCGATGAGCCGACAGTTGGATATTACCTTTCGCTTCCGAGAAATGGTTCAAAAATTTCATATCGATCACAAGAATGTTTTATTCTATGCTAACTTACTTCATATTTCAGAAAATTATTTAAACAAATGTGTCAAAGAAGCTACAAATAAGCCGCCCAAGCAATGGATTAATGAGATTAGTATCTTACACAGTCAAATTTTATTACAGGATAAAAGTAGAGATATTGCAGGGATAGCCTTTGAATTAAAATACAATTCGCCTTCTTATTTTACCAGGTTATTTAAAAAGGTAACGGGATATTCTCCTAGTGATTATCGCCGACATAAATTTATATTATAAAGCAACTTATATTAGATTAAGTTGCTTTTTTTTATCGATTCTTAGCAACAGAATAGCCCTATCACAATAAAGTATTATTTAAGATAAATATAGTAGGAAACAAAAAATATATTGTTTTTATTTCAATCACATTATGTTAAATAAACACTGATTTCATATAAATATAGGCTATAAGCACTTCATATTCTTATTTTTACTACCTTAGTAGAACGATAAAGCGTAAAAAAAAATGATCCGTCAATTGCTATTTTAACTTTAGAGGGGACCTAATAAAAAATAAGATGAAAGAAACAGAACAACATAATCTTCGTATGGCTACGCTGACATTTGCCTCTGTTTATCCCCATTATATTGCGAAAGTAGAAAGTAAAGGAAGAACCATCGAAGAGCTGCATCAAGTTATTGAATGGCTCACGGGTTTTGACCCAGAAAAGCTAACTAAATTGGTGAATGAAAAAGTTTCTTTTGAAGTCTTTTTCGAAAGAGCCCAATTAAACCCAAAAGCGGAAGAAATTAAAGGCACCATTTGTGGCTATAAAATTGAAGACATTCAAAATCCATTAACGAAAAAGGTTAGGTATCTTGATAAACTAATTGATGAACTAGCCAAAGGAAAGAAAATGGAAAAAATATTGAGATAACTAGTCTCAAAATAACAACTTAATTCTAAATTTATTCACAGTAGAAATTACTCATTCACATGAAAGCAGTAGGAAGTACAGTAGACGAAATTTTATTACATATACCAACAGAACGAGCGGAGGCTTTTAAGAAGTTACATCAGACGATCGTAGCTCATTTGCCTTCAGGTTTTGAAGCTGCAATTAGTTATGGAGGACTGGGTTATGTTGTTCCACACAGCCTTTATCCAGCAGGATATCACTGTAAACCCATTGAACCTTTGCCTTTTGCGGGACTAGCTTCTCAGAAGAATTCAATTAATTTTTATCATATGGGAATTTATTCTGATCCAACTTTATTAAATTGGTTTGTAACAGAATATCCCAAGCACAGCAAACAAAAATTGGATATGGGAAAAAGTTGTATCCGATTTAAGAAAATGGAAGAAATTCCCTACCAACTCATTGGAGAATTGATGCAAAAGATGAGCGTACAGCAGTGGGTTGATTTGTATGAGAGTAAACTGAAAAAGTAACCTTAATCTACTCTTTATGTCGAACAAAGTAACTTTACATCGTGTGTTTACGGCAAGCCCAGCTAAAGTCTTCAAGGCATTTGCTGATGCTGATGCACTTGTTTCGTGGTTACCTCCCTATGGATTTACAGCCAAACTTCACCACATGGAGTTTAAGGTAGGAGGGACGTACGAAATGTCTTTTACCAATTTTTCAACAGGAACGAGCCATGCTTTTGGCGGACAATATGTTGAAATTATTGACCATGAAGTAATCAAGTATACGGATCGCTTTAATGATCCGAAACTACCAGGAGAAATGATAACCACCATTCTTTTGAAAGAAGTTCTATGTGGTACGGAAATAATAGCTACACAAGAAGGGATTCCAGATGCTATTCCCGTTGAAATGTGTTATTTAGGCTGGCAGGAAAGCCTAGAAAAATTAAAGAAGTTAGTTGAACCTACAATTCCTGATAATTAAACGAAGTTTCTATCCTCACGTTACAATCCTATCTTATAAACCATTAAATCCAATCAAATTATGGCTACAATACACACTTATTTAAATTTTGACGGCAATTGTGAAGAAGCATTTAACTTTTATAAATCTGTTTTCGGTGGAGAATTCACCTACATCGGAAAACTAGGTGAAATGCCTCCGCAAGAAGGATTTACAGTTTCTGAAGCAGATAAAAATAAAATAATGCACGTTAGTTTACCTATTGGTAATACGGTGTTGATGGGTAGTGACACTGGAGGAGACTGTGCACCGACATTTTTACAAGGGAATAATTTTTCTATTTCGATTAATACAGAAAGTATAGAAGAAGCAGATCAATTGTTTACTGCTATTTCCGCAGGAGGGCAAATTATTATGCCGATGGATCACATGTTTTGGGGAGCTTATTTTGGTATGGCAACGGATAAATTTGGCGTGAATTGGATGGTTAATTTTGATACTGTTCCTTTATAAAAGAATCTTACAAACACGGCTTTCTTTAGTACTCCTTAATTTTAATAAATTGGAATTAGGGAGAAAGTAATGTTGATATTATATTTATAAATTGTGTTCAAAACAAAAAGGGACTGTCTTTTAAGACGGTCCCTTTATTTATTCTGTGAGTAATCGCTTTCTAATTGTACTTACAAATTCAGCCGTTACACCCAGATAAGAGGCAATATAATATTGTGCCACTCGTTGAGGAATGGTAGGATACAACGAGATAAATTCGAGGTATCGATCAGCTGCTTTTTTTGAAATTGTATTAATTAAACGATTTTGTAAGGTCGTTAGGTTTCTTTGAACGAGCATTCTAAATACACGTTCAAATTTTGGAATTGCTTGTACTAATTTTTCTTTTGTTGTAGGCGTAAGTAAATATAACTCGGTATCTTCTAGGGTTTCAATAAAAAATACCGAAGGCGTTTGTTCGTGAAATGAAGCAATGTCGCTTACCCACCAATCTTCTATCGCGAAGGAAATGGTAACTTCAAACCCATTTTCATTCACATAAAAAATGCGAATACACCCTTTTTGTACGTACCCTTCAAACTGACATATTTCACCTTCACGTAAAAGCTTTGTCTTGGCAGGAATAGTTTCTTTTTTTAATAAACTGGTAAAGATTTCTTTTTCTTCAGCAGTAAATTTCATAGATCGACCTACATTGTTAATTATATTCGTGTACATCTATTTTAGTTTTTTGAATGATTCAAATCAGGAAGTGCACTATATACTTCACTTTTTAAAAGCCCACTTCCACCACCAAAATGCTGGATAACTTTGATATCTGGGTCAATACACAGAGCATACGCTTTAATACCAATTTCAACAAGTTCCTCTAAACCAGCGCTTAATAAAATGATATCCACTTTGTGTTCCTTTAAAAAAGGTTCTAATCCATTTTCATCCTCCATTATAGTAGCATACCATCCTGTAGTCGCTTCAATGATTCGTTTTAACGTCATTAGAATCGCTGTGTTTTTTCCAATCACTAGAAAGTTGAGTGTTTTCATCTGATTTACATTTTTATATTGAACCTATAAGAAGAGCTCATTTCAATTTTATGTCTGCTTAAATTTCTATTGATGTTGATATCCACCAAAATATTTTACAGGGCTCCAAGTAGGAATTACAGGCAGTAGAGCAGGAGCAAATGTTTTAAATTCGTTATTTCCATACACGATTTTTCCATCTACTATAGTTAGTTCACTTGTAACATTTTTAATATCCTGCTCCGGTATAGTCAGGTAATCCTGATCTAATATCACGACATCTGCATAATATCCTTTTTCAATTTTCCCTTTCTTTTCTTCTTTTAGTAACTCATATCCTTTGTGTGTAACTAATCGCAAGGCATCTATACGATTAATCGCATTGCTTTTAGCCATAACTTGATTGCCTCCAACTGTTTTACCTGTTGTTATCCAATATAAAGCAATCCATGGGTTATATGATGCTACACGCGTTCCATCAGTTCCAAGTCCAACAGGAATATCTAATTCCAGTATTCGCTTAATAGGAGGAGAGGCTAGTGCAGGAGTTTTACCATAGCGCTTTATAAAACTCTCTCCTTGGTAGGCCATGCGGTGTTGAATCGCAATACCACCACCCAATGCTTTAATTCTTTGCAGACTTTCTTCACTTACAGTCTCCGCATGGTCAAAAAACCAAACAAGTCCATCTAGTGGGGTCTCTTTATTTACCTCTTCAATTACAGTTAAGAATCGCTCAATGCTTTCATTATACGTAGCATGTAAGCGGAAAGGCCATCTATTTTGAACCAAAAGGCTAATTACTGATTTTAAATTATCTTCCATCACATTTGGAAGTATAGGGCGTGGAAATAGAAAGTTTTCAAAATCTCCAGCATCACCCACTAAATTTTCACCAGCACCTCCCACATAATAATCAATATCATTATGGCCATTAGGTGCGTGTTCATCAATATTAACCATCCCCAACCATTGAGTATAATCTTTTAATTCTGATCCCTTATTTTGAGCAAATAAGAAATAAGGTAGTCTAACCGTAATTTTTCCCTGTTTATTTAATTCATCCGTAATTGTATAATCATCAGGGAAGTTTTGAAAACCACCCCCAGCATCCATAACGGCAGTAACTCCTAGGCGATTTAACTCTGTCATATAGTGCAGGGTTGAATTCACCTCTTCTTCGCGAGTCATATTCGGAAGTTTAGCTAGGGTAGAGTATAGGATAAACGCATTCGGTTCTGCAACAAGTAATCCTGTAGGATTTCCTTGTTCATCTTTTTGAATAAGACCTTCTGCTGGGTTTGGCGTATCCCCCGTAATGTTTAAAGCTTGAATACCCGCTTTATTTAACCAAGCCTTTCCATATAGGTATAAAATAAAAGTTGGCACATCACCCGTAGCTTCGTTGATTTCCTCAAGGGTTGGTAATCTTTTTTCTTCAAATTGATATTCATTCCAACCACCAACAACTCGAATCCATTGTCCTTTTGGCGTACGAGCGGCTTGTTCTTTCAGCATTCCTAAAGCCGTTTTTACCGAGGTAACACCATCCCAGCGTAATTCTAGATTATAGAATCTACCGCCGCGAATAACATGTAAATGACTATCAAACAGCCCTGGTATGACGCGTTTTCCTTTGGCATCAATTAGTTTTGTGTTTTTTCCTTTAAGCTTTAGCATATCTTTAGTTGAACCGATATCTAATATTCTATTACCTGCAATGGCAATGGCTTCTACTTCTTGTTTTGTATCACTAAGAGTCGTAATCTTTCCATTTGAAATAATAATATCTGCTTTTTGCGCATACAATGAAAAAACCGTAATCATACTAAATACTAAAACAGTATACATTTTTTTCATAACTCTAATTTTAAATTTAAAAAAAGCGGATACGAGTTAACGTATCCGCCTATAAGATTAATGTGTCAACATTTCTCTAGAATATTGGATACCTATACCATAAGATCCTCCATACTTCACAATCAAATCGTTCACTGCTTGATAGGTTTCCTGACGTGCCCAATCTCGTTGTAACTCCAATAAATATTGAATTGAAGTCATTGGTTTTGCACCGGCTTGAATCATTCTAGTCATCGCTTGATCATGTGCTTCTTGTGTAATATCTCCAGATGCATCACTAATTACATAAACATCATATCCATCATTTAAAGCAGATAACGCTGGACCAACAATACATACACTGGTCCACAATCCTGCCATAACGACTTTCTTTTTCCCTTTTCCCGTAATTGCTTTATACGCATTTACATCTTCCCAGGTATTCATACTAGTTCGATCCACATAGTTTGAAGTAGCTTGAGGATAAAATTCCATCACTTCTGGGAAAACAGGTCCACTAAATGATTTCTCTGCTACTGTAGTAATTACTGTTGGTACATTGAATATTTTTGATGCTCCCGCTACAATAGCTGTGTTTTGTCTTAATTCATTCATAGAAATACTTTGCGTCGCAAAAGCCATTTGTCCTTCATGGTCAATCAATACTAAAGAGTGATTGGTTGGACTCAATAATTCTGGACTCGGTTTTTGTCCAAATGCTGTTACTGTTACTAAACCTAAAACGAACGTTAAAAATACTTTTTTCATCTTTTTAAAATTTTAATTAGTTAGTTATTCTTTTCTCATTAATTGTATCTCCGATATCAATTGGATATCTTCCCCCACTAATACGCCACCTGTTTCTAGCGCTGAGTTCCAGGTTAACCCAAACTCTTTTCGATTAATTTTTCCAGTAAGTGAAATACCTGCTTTCGTATTCCCCCAAGGATCTTTCATCAATCCGCTATATGCAGTGTCTAGTGCAATACTTTGCGTGTTATCTTTAATGGTTAAATCCCCATATATCGTATAGTTGCCCTTTTTATTTTTCTCAACCTTTGTTGATGTAAAAGAAAGGTTTGGATAGTTTTCAACATCGAAAAAATCAGCACTTCTTAAATGTTTATCTCTATCTTCATTATGGGTATCAATAGAGTTAACTTCTGCTGTAAAGGAAATTTTAGATGTTTCAAAATTGTCATTTTCATTTTCTATCACGGCCTGTATATTGGTAAATTTTCCAGATACATTAGTAAACATCATGTGTTTTACTTTAAATCCGATTTCTGAATGTGTTGGATCAATTGTCCAAATTGATTTTGTCATAATTGATTTGATTTTAGTGTTGTGTTATATTTTATTGTGTTGTTAAGCGAGTGTCATGGGAACATCCAGAACTAAAATTTCTGTTTCTGGCGACGTTACTTCCATAGTTAAATCGGTAATATCCCAGATTCCCAATCCATCTCGCGCCTCTATGATTTGATCTTCTATTCTTGCACTTCCTTTTATCAGGAAGATGTAGACTCCATTTCCCGGTTTTCTTATGGTGTAATTCACCTGCATTTGATCGTCAAATTGGCCGAGATGAAACCAAGCCTCTTGGTGAATCCATACCCCTTCATCCTCGGGATTTGGCGAAAGTATTTGTTGAAACCTATTCTTTCGTTTTGTCTTATCTAAGGTTATTGAGTCATATCTAGGGGATACATTGCGCTTGTTTGGATAGACCCAAATCTGTAAAAATTGGACCTCACGATCTTGGTTTTTATTGTATTCACTATGCATAATACCCGTTCCAGCACTCATTACTTGAATATCTCCTTCTTTTATAATAGAAGTGTTTCCCATACTATCCTCATGTTTTAAATCGCCTTGTAAAGGGATACTAATAATTTCCATATTATCATGTGGATGTATACCAAATCCTTTACCTGCTGCTACTTGATCATCATTTAATACTCGAAGTACTCCAAAGTGCATGCGTTCAGGATTGAAATAGTTTGCAAAACTAAAGGTATGATGACTAATTAGCCACCCGTGATTGACCAATCCTCTTGAACTCGCGGGATGAAAAACAGAATTGTCTTTACTCTTAGACGCGGTATTAGGTATAGAATTAAAACCTAAAACTGCTAAAGGTTCGAGTTCTTCAATTTCATTTTTCAGTATATTTCCTAGAGCTGCCGTAGCGGCGAACATTCCCGTCCCTAATAAACCTTTTTTCAAAAAATTTCTTCGTCCCATTATTATTCTATTTTGATACCTCAAAGGTAGATGGAAGAAAATCGGATTACATTGAACTAGTTAAAGAAAGAACAAAACAGTAGTAAACTTGCTTTTGATCAAAATCCTAATCAAGTTCAATAAGGGGTAGTGTGTTTTTGTATTTCTTATTTAATTAAAGCATACAATCTTATTATCAGTTTTAAAATAGAAAGACTACCAAAACTAATTCTACTGATTCTTAATTAAAAAGTAACTGTATTCTACCCCATTATAGGCCGAATATTCATTCCTTCACCCTATAATCCTTGTTTTGATTTGTATTGACAATCGCTAGATGTTGTCATTTCCCTCAAGTGGTTTGGTCCTATTGAAAAGAAAGAGGGGGTATTGTTTTTAATAGAAGTAGCGTAAAAATAACCAGATAGTGCTAGAAAACGGAATTAAATAATCTCCTTACATCGAGTTTAAATTCACTTTCCACCTCTTAAATACCAATTCAAATCAAGTTAAATATACTTAATTTATTTATTAAAACCTATTTTTTTATTAAAAATACAAAAACAAAGCATAAAAAAGGACTCTTTTTGCGAAATAGCCCTCATCTAACTGCGACTATTTTTAACTTAAGAATTAAACAAGTGAAGAAGTAGGCCCCAGTATCTATCTTATTAAAAAAAAACAGCTAGGCTAAAAAAGCTTAGCCTAGCTGTTTTAAAAAGTAATAAAATTGAACCTAATAATTGCAAGGGCCATTACCCTTAATCCTAACTTCATAATCATCTAATACATCATCACCAAATGGCTCGAAAATTCTTTCATAAATAGCAGGTAGTTCGACTTCTATCGCACAAAATGTCTCTTCATAAACGATAATTCCTGTTGCACGCTCCACAAATGTAATTGTATACCCATAAGGCTGAGTAGGATCAAAACTTTTTTCTACAGCCTCTGTCGTCTGCTGTGTTATAGTAAAGGCCAACATTGTACCTCCAGACAACAAGAACAGAAGTGTAAATAATACTAAAATTTTTTTCATAATGTTTGTTTTTATGGTTAATAATTTAAAGTTAGTTTTAAATTTTAGCACTATTACTTAAATTAACTAAGCGTTAATTGAAATTACATTTATGCTATCATTCCTGTTAACACGAGATAATATTTATATTTTATTGGGTGATTGGTTATTATTTTAATTCATGTAGCTGAGGCACAAACTAGGAGCTTTGTTCAATTGGATGCAGTATCTACTTTGTTTTATATAACTGTTAATTTCTGCTAATTATCTAGATTTGTTTTAAGAGTACCTAAATAACGCTTACTTTGCAAGTAAAGAAAAGAAACTAATAATCGAATTGCTATGAAAAAATATATTGTATTAGCCGCATGTTTACTCGTTACAACCCTTCAAGCACAACATGTAAACGAACCCAACCAGAATAACAATGATATTTCAGACTTGTTAGATCGAGGAGAGGAATATAGATTAAGTGCCAAACAAAAAGAACAGTTAATTGCACGTAAGAAAAAAATAGGTAAAGAATATGCTGCTATTGGCAAAGATCGAAGTTTATCCGGATATGAGAAAGGGGTGAAGAAACGAGCGCTTTCCCAAGAAATTGAAAATGATATACGCGCTATCTTATATGAAAAACAATACCTTAAATGGTCCAATTATAATCAGCAGAAATACAAAGGAGATTATTATGAATATGATGCGTTAAATGATGAGATTGAAGCTAAAATTGACCGTTTAGAAAAGGAATATGAACAGGACATCAAGCGAATGGAACAAACCTATAGTAGAGATAAAAATGCGCTAAAAAGAGAAAAAAACAAAAGAAAAGCGCAGTATAAAAATGAAAAACAAAGACTTAAGGAAGAGAAAAAATAAAAAAAAGCGGGGATTCTTTTAGAATATCCGCTTTTTTTTATTTTTTCTGTTTTTTATCTAGTTACTTGGCAAAT
The window above is part of the Myroides odoratus DSM 2801 genome. Proteins encoded here:
- a CDS encoding amidohydrolase — encoded protein: MKKMYTVLVFSMITVFSLYAQKADIIISNGKITTLSDTKQEVEAIAIAGNRILDIGSTKDMLKLKGKNTKLIDAKGKRVIPGLFDSHLHVIRGGRFYNLELRWDGVTSVKTALGMLKEQAARTPKGQWIRVVGGWNEYQFEEKRLPTLEEINEATGDVPTFILYLYGKAWLNKAGIQALNITGDTPNPAEGLIQKDEQGNPTGLLVAEPNAFILYSTLAKLPNMTREEEVNSTLHYMTELNRLGVTAVMDAGGGFQNFPDDYTITDELNKQGKITVRLPYFLFAQNKGSELKDYTQWLGMVNIDEHAPNGHNDIDYYVGGAGENLVGDAGDFENFLFPRPILPNVMEDNLKSVISLLVQNRWPFRLHATYNESIERFLTVIEEVNKETPLDGLVWFFDHAETVSEESLQRIKALGGGIAIQHRMAYQGESFIKRYGKTPALASPPIKRILELDIPVGLGTDGTRVASYNPWIALYWITTGKTVGGNQVMAKSNAINRIDALRLVTHKGYELLKEEKKGKIEKGYYADVVILDQDYLTIPEQDIKNVTSELTIVDGKIVYGNNEFKTFAPALLPVIPTWSPVKYFGGYQHQ
- a CDS encoding SRPBCC family protein — its product is MSNKVTLHRVFTASPAKVFKAFADADALVSWLPPYGFTAKLHHMEFKVGGTYEMSFTNFSTGTSHAFGGQYVEIIDHEVIKYTDRFNDPKLPGEMITTILLKEVLCGTEIIATQEGIPDAIPVEMCYLGWQESLEKLKKLVEPTIPDN
- a CDS encoding pirin family protein, translated to MGRRNFLKKGLLGTGMFAATAALGNILKNEIEELEPLAVLGFNSIPNTASKSKDNSVFHPASSRGLVNHGWLISHHTFSFANYFNPERMHFGVLRVLNDDQVAAGKGFGIHPHDNMEIISIPLQGDLKHEDSMGNTSIIKEGDIQVMSAGTGIMHSEYNKNQDREVQFLQIWVYPNKRNVSPRYDSITLDKTKRKNRFQQILSPNPEDEGVWIHQEAWFHLGQFDDQMQVNYTIRKPGNGVYIFLIKGSARIEDQIIEARDGLGIWDITDLTMEVTSPETEILVLDVPMTLA
- a CDS encoding urea transporter, producing MKALLIHCFNAFFKGFGQIMLQANALTGILFLAAIYYDSTDMALAASLSNVVAILTAKLLKYDEQEIEDGRYGFNPCLIAIALMFYFQPSLWVYLLMIASSIASTILMHWAMKRELPAYTFPFIIFTWISLFILSIPDLAIRSVPEHFVDIQELDDFLIQGHAFGQVLFQGSFVAGVVFFLGVFISRPIQALYGFVAVIVSVYISHSNHASNALINEGVFSFNAVLCGIAMGEDKVRAGMYVLISVIISTYFDIFMIQYGWTTLTFPFVFAMWVMYPIKRLDKWIVLKLEELGVNKIWNELFHSK
- a CDS encoding VOC family protein; protein product: MATIHTYLNFDGNCEEAFNFYKSVFGGEFTYIGKLGEMPPQEGFTVSEADKNKIMHVSLPIGNTVLMGSDTGGDCAPTFLQGNNFSISINTESIEEADQLFTAISAGGQIIMPMDHMFWGAYFGMATDKFGVNWMVNFDTVPL
- a CDS encoding DUF1801 domain-containing protein gives rise to the protein MKAVGSTVDEILLHIPTERAEAFKKLHQTIVAHLPSGFEAAISYGGLGYVVPHSLYPAGYHCKPIEPLPFAGLASQKNSINFYHMGIYSDPTLLNWFVTEYPKHSKQKLDMGKSCIRFKKMEEIPYQLIGELMQKMSVQQWVDLYESKLKK
- a CDS encoding DUF2200 domain-containing protein, producing the protein MKETEQHNLRMATLTFASVYPHYIAKVESKGRTIEELHQVIEWLTGFDPEKLTKLVNEKVSFEVFFERAQLNPKAEEIKGTICGYKIEDIQNPLTKKVRYLDKLIDELAKGKKMEKILR
- a CDS encoding Crp/Fnr family transcriptional regulator; the encoded protein is MYTNIINNVGRSMKFTAEEKEIFTSLLKKETIPAKTKLLREGEICQFEGYVQKGCIRIFYVNENGFEVTISFAIEDWWVSDIASFHEQTPSVFFIETLEDTELYLLTPTTKEKLVQAIPKFERVFRMLVQRNLTTLQNRLINTISKKAADRYLEFISLYPTIPQRVAQYYIASYLGVTAEFVSTIRKRLLTE
- a CDS encoding YceI family protein; its protein translation is MTKSIWTIDPTHSEIGFKVKHMMFTNVSGKFTNIQAVIENENDNFETSKISFTAEVNSIDTHNEDRDKHLRSADFFDVENYPNLSFTSTKVEKNKKGNYTIYGDLTIKDNTQSIALDTAYSGLMKDPWGNTKAGISLTGKINRKEFGLTWNSALETGGVLVGEDIQLISEIQLMRKE
- a CDS encoding helix-turn-helix domain-containing protein, whose protein sequence is MSKPSIEILNNYQYKKLFLPHLSDSYLKNDSKIQVYRLEDYLRGILMPVIPYRTTFNFLILLTKGEMTQYLDSGAYTLSKNEIINVKNGNITATLSISDDIQGYFVVYENDVITDISLGANDLKFFTMNPYVKLNEVNANWVGRTLDLLEEESVSEQRDVEICITLLETVLMKVIRVDMEKKTPMSRQLDITFRFREMVQKFHIDHKNVLFYANLLHISENYLNKCVKEATNKPPKQWINEISILHSQILLQDKSRDIAGIAFELKYNSPSYFTRLFKKVTGYSPSDYRRHKFIL
- a CDS encoding hydrolase translates to MKKVFLTFVLGLVTVTAFGQKPSPELLSPTNHSLVLIDHEGQMAFATQSISMNELRQNTAIVAGASKIFNVPTVITTVAEKSFSGPVFPEVMEFYPQATSNYVDRTSMNTWEDVNAYKAITGKGKKKVVMAGLWTSVCIVGPALSALNDGYDVYVISDASGDITQEAHDQAMTRMIQAGAKPMTSIQYLLELQRDWARQETYQAVNDLIVKYGGSYGIGIQYSREMLTH